One region of Salvia miltiorrhiza cultivar Shanhuang (shh) chromosome 3, IMPLAD_Smil_shh, whole genome shotgun sequence genomic DNA includes:
- the LOC131018102 gene encoding putative late blight resistance protein homolog R1C-3 gives MGVFEEDDSVRVSTLVKLWVSEGFLKPMNGKSLETIAIEFLKDLIDRNLILVDKVGSTGNIKFVKIHDLLRDLCLNQSKKDGFYHVIGQHAPRGISSLRRVVISRNAPMMEVLDDLQSMPRARSIISEYGRIPCIKYSRLLRTLHAYKFHYFGDESLIKSLASQYVNLRHLAVRVGSMSSIFTSFTRLWNLHILIVSCFEMFTAPADIWRMPQLRHIEMITGGRFYLPEPSSDDVVVMENLLVLVGIANFKCSEEVVKRIPNIKKFGINYFCRRGIEQDDYYCLNNIKCLCKLESLRVDCWDDFVASLYALTFPQSLKKLTLDMNDYFQWEKLLEKIGALPFLEKFKLWYGCFGTGKWEMVEGQFPSLKYLELHSCPSLQHWTAESNSIFPRLEKLHLDDMRQLKEIPTQIGDILTLQKIWLENCGESAVMCAKEIVEEQVELQGEDLPFRVKVWLPRENEAVQSLAGPNFEVYVY, from the coding sequence ATGGGAGTGTTTGAGGAAGATGATTCGGTTAGAGTCTCTACACTCGTGAAGCTATGGGTTTCTGAAGGATTTTTAAAACCCATGAATGGGAAAAGTTTGGAAACTATTGCCATAGAGTTCTTAAAGGACTTGATTGATAGAAATCTCATTCTAGTTGATAAAGTGGGGTCTAcaggaaacataaaatttgtcaaaattcatgatttgttgAGGGATTTATGCTTGAACCAGAGCAAGAAAGATGGGTTCTATCATGTCATAGGGCAACATGCTCCTCGAGGCATAAGTAGCCTACGCCGCGTTGTTATATCCAGGAACGCGCCAATGATGGAAGTCCTTGACGACTTGCAGTCTATGCCACGTGCTCGTTCCATTATCAGTGAATATGGGAGGATCCCGTGTATTAAGTATTCTAGGTTGCTTAGAACATTACATGCATACAAGTTTCATTATTTTGGAGATGAAAGCTTGATCAAGTCCCTTGCGTCTCAGTATGTTAACTTGCGCCACCTTGCTGTTAGAGTTGGTAGCATGTCCTCGATCTTTACCTCGTTTACTCGCCTCTGGAATCTGCACATATTGATTGTTTCTTGTTTTGAGATGTTCACTGCACCGGCTGATATTTGGAGAATGCCACAACTTAGGCATATTGAAATGATCACTGGAGGAAGATTTTATCTTCCAGAACCTTCGAGTGATGATGTCGTAGTCATGGAGAATCTACTGGTGCTTGTGGGAATAGCAAATTTCAAGTGCAGTGAAGAGGTGGTTAAGAGAATTCCCAATATCAAAAAATTCGggataaattatttttgtagaCGGGGAATCGAGCAAGATGATTATTATTGTCTGAACAATATCAAATGTCTGTGTAAATTGGAATCCCTCCGCGTAGATTGTTGGGATGATTTTGTAGCTTCTCTGTATGCGCTCACATTCCCCCaaagcctcaagaagttgactCTTGACATGAATGATTACTTTCAATGGGAAAAACTGTTGGAAAAGATAGGTGCATTGCCCTTTCTCGAGAAGTTCAAGTTGTGGTACGGGTGCTTTGGAACAGGCAAGTGGGAAATGGTTGAAGGCCAATTCCCTTCCCTCAAATACTTGGAATTGCATTCGTGTCCCAGTTTGCAGCATTGGACTGCGGAATCGAACTCCATCTTTCCACGCCTTGAGAAGCTTCATCTTGATGATATGCGACAGTTGAAGGAGATCCCGACTCAAATTGGAGACATACTGACGCTGCAAAAGATATGGTTGGAGAATTGTGGCGAATCTGCTGTGATGTGCGCAAAGGAGATCGTAGAGGAACAAGTGGAATTACAAGGGGAAGATCTTCCATTTCGTGTTAAAGTTTGGCTTCCGCGTGAGAACGAAGCAGTGCAGAGCTTGGCAGGCCCCAACTTCGAAGTATATGTGTATTAG
- the LOC131018101 gene encoding putative late blight resistance protein homolog R1A-10 — protein sequence MRVWSEGVVNGILERLVSDQRERQVIPITGMGGIGKTTFAKTVYSKKIIEQRFDVCAWATISQQYNTREILCELVSQATKKTKEQLSEKSEDGLGLELHQYLSGRRFLIVMDDMWSIEAWDRIQRFFPENENYSRILVTTRLSHLSSQLNKNYSLQMEFLDEVRSCELFSKTVFGVGSCPHELEKIGKKIVENCRGLPLSIVVVGGILKNREHTLGIWESISQNLASEVNLDNDKFCMELLKMSYNHLPVYLKPCFLYMGVFEEDDLVRVSTLVKLWVSEGFLKPMNDKSLETIAIEFLKDLVDRNLIQIGEVGSTGSIKFVKIHDLLRDLCLNQSKKDGFYHVIGKSSPRGISSQRRVVIPRNTPKKKVLDDLQSMPRARSIISEYGKVPRIKNSGLLRTLHAYKFPYSVIDERHVIKSLASQYVNLRHLAVEVGSMSSIFTSFTRFWNLHILIVSCIGKDFTAPTEIWIMPQLRHIEMTEGIFYLPEPSSHDVVVMENLLVLGRIADFKCSEEVVKRIPNIKKLRIVNFGRGGIEQDDYYCLNNINRLCKLESLYISCWCDFRAAPYALTFPQSLKKLTIEMNRGFEWDKILEKIGSMPLLEKFKLWKGCFGTGKWEMVEGQFPSLKYLGLGSCPSLEHWTAESNSIFPRLETLHLYLMEELKEIPTQIGDIPTLQKIWMYSCGESAVMCAKEIVEEQVELQGEDLPFHVQVGLQRKNEAVQSLAGPNFEVIYDSSS from the coding sequence ATGAGGGTGTGGTCTGAGGGTGTCGTGAATGGAATCTTGGAAAGGCTCGTTTCGGACCAACGCGAACGCCAAGTCATCCCGATCACAGGAATGGGCGGGATAGGTAAGACCACTTTTGCCAAAACTGTTTATTCGAAGAAAATTATTGAGCAGCGTTTTGATGTTTGTGCTTGGGCTACTATTTCTCAACAATACAACACAAGGGAAATTCTATGTGAACTTGTTTCTCAAGCCACTAAAAAAACCAAGGAACAATTGAGTGAAAAGAGTGAAGATGGACTAGGATTAGAGCTCCACCAGTATTTGTCAGGTAGAAGGTTTCTAATTGtgatggatgatatgtggagtatcGAAGCATGGGATAGGATACAACGTTTCTTTCCCGAAAATGAGAATTATAGTCGGATATTAGTGACGACTAGGCTTTCCCACTTGAGTTCCCAGTTGAACAAAAACTATAGCCTTCAAATGGAATTTTTAGATGAGGTTAGAAGCTGTGAACTGTTCTCAAAAACTGTGTTTGGGGTTGGAAGTTGCCCTCATGAGTTAGAGAAAATTGGAAAGAAAATAGTAGAGAATTGCAGAGGACTTCCTTTATCAATTGTTGTAGTTGGGGGTATTTTGAAAAATAGGGAACACACTCTAGGAATTTGGGAATCAATTAGTCAGAACTTAGCTTCAGAAGTGAATTTGGATAATGATAAGTTTTGCATGGAACTGTTGAAAATGAGCTATAATCATTTGCCAGTTTATTTAAAGCCATGTTTTTTGTATATGGGAGTGTTTGAGGAGGATGATTTGGTTAGAGTCTCAACACTCGTGAAGCTATGGGTTTCTGAAGGATTTTTAAAACCCATGAATGACAAAAGTTTGGAAACTATTGCCATAGAGTTCTTAAAGGACTTAGTTGATAGAAATCTCATTCAAATTGGTGAAGTGGGGTCTACAGGAAGCATAAAATTCGTcaaaattcatgatttgttgAGGGATTTATGCTTGAACCAGAGCAAGAAAGATGGGTTCTATCATGTGATAGGGAAATCTAGCCCTCGAGGCATAAGTAGCCAACGCCGCGttgttatacccaggaacacgCCAAAGAAGAAAGTCCTTGACGACTTGCAGTCTATGCCACGTGCTCGTTCCATTATCAGTGAATATGGAAAAGTCCCGCGTATTAAGAATTCCGGGTTGCTTAGAACATTACATGCATACAAGTTTCCTTATTCTGTAATAGATGAACGCCACGTGATCAAGTCCCTTGCGTCTCAGTATGTTAACTTGCGCCACCTTGCTGTTGAAGTTGGTAGCATGTCCTCAATCTTTACCTCGTTTACTCGCTTCTGGAATCTGCACATATTGATTGTTTCTTGTATTGGGAAGGATTTCACTGCACCGACTGAGATTTGGATAATGCCACAACTTAGGCATATTGAAATGACTGAAGGAATTTTTTATCTTCCAGAACCTTCGAGTCATGATGTCGTCGTCATGGAAAATCTACTGGTGCTTGGGAGAATAGCAGATTTCAAGTGCAGTGAAGAGGTGGTTAAGAGAATTcccaatataaaaaaattgaggaTAGTGAATTTTGGGAGAGGTGGAATCGAGCAAGATGATTATTATTGTCTGAACAATATCAATCGTCTGTGTAAATTGGAATCCCTCTACATATCGTGCTGGTGTGATTTTAGAGCTGCTCCGTATGCGCTCACATTCCCCCaaagcctcaagaagttgactATTGAGATGAATCGTGGCTTTGAATGGGATAAAATATTGGAAAAGATAGGTTCAATGCCCCTTCTCGAGAAGTTCAAGTTGTGGAAGGGATGCTTTGGAACAGGCAAGTGGGAAATGGTTGAAGGCCAATTCCCTTCCCTCAAATACTTGGGATTGGGTTCGTGTCCCAGTTTGGAGCATTGGACTGCGGAATCGAACTCCATCTTTCCACGCCTTGAGACGCTTCATCTTTATTTAATGGAAGAGTTGAAGGAGATCCCGACTCAAATTGGAGACATACCGACGCTGCAAAAGATATGGATGTACAGTTGTGGCGAATCTGCTGTGATGTGCGCAAAGGAGATCGTAGAGGAACAAGTGGAATTACAAGGGGAAGATCTTCCATTTCATGTTCAAGTTGGGCTTCAGCGTAAGAACGAAGCAGTGCAGAGCTTGGCAGGCCCCAACTTCGAAGTTATATATGATAGCTCTAGTTAG
- the LOC131018103 gene encoding putative late blight resistance protein homolog R1B-13, which produces MAAYAALVSLMHIIDDLERHHSPPISLNKQQVQSLTEIITFLQEFLEANNSPVSDEADPLEMRIADAAYAAEDAIESHIVAKIQLSRSRETIRSRFLSCFQAPKDPNTVSSNHDDDEEMNLFQDVQNMIQEMDQIKSLAMQRNTEKVVLHDTQHSFVSASSSTGKNSSGMVVWSESVVNGILERLVSDQRERQCIPITGMGGIGKTTLAKTVYSKKIIEQRFDVCAWATISQKYNTREILCELVSEATTKSKEQLSEKSEDELGLELYQYLSGRRFLIVMDDMWSIEAWDRIQRFFPENENYSRILVTTRLSHLSSQLNNNYSLQMEFLDEVRSWELFSKIVFGVGSCPHELEKIGKKIVENCRGLPLSIVVVGGILRNREHSRSLEIN; this is translated from the coding sequence ATGGCGGCCTACGCAGCCTTGGTTTCTCTAATGCATATCATAGACGACCTCGAGCGCCACCATTCTCCTCCGATTTCTCTCAACAAACAACAAGTTCAATCCCTCACTGAAATTATCACGTTCTTGCAGGAGTTTCTCGAAGCTAATAACTCCCCTGTTTCCGacgaagcagatcccttggagATGCGTATTGCAGATGCAGCTTATGCAGCTGAAGACGCCATCGAATCTCATATCGTGGCCAAGATTCAGCTGAGCAGATCCAGAGAAACCATTCGCAGCCGCTTCCTCAGCTGCTTTCAAGCTCCAAAGGATCCGAACACTGTCTCATCAaatcatgatgatgatgaagagatGAACTTGTTTCAAGATGTGCAAAATATGATACAAGAAATGGATCAGATCAAGAGTTTGGCGATGCAGAGGAATACAGAGAAGGTGGTGCTCCATGATACGCAGCATAGCTTCGTCTCTGCTTCTTCTTCCACTGGGAAGAACAGTAGTGGCATGGTGGTGTGGTCTGAGAGTGTCGTGAATGGAATCTTGGAAAGGCTCGTTTCGGACCAACGCGAGCGCCAATGCATCCCGATCACAGGAATGGGCGGGAtaggtaagaccactcttgccaAAACTGTTTATTCGAAGAAAATTATTGAGCAGCGTTTTGATGTTTGTGCTTGGGCTACTATTTCTCAAAAATACAACACAAGGGAAATTCTTTGTGAACTTGTTTCTGAAGCCACTACAAAAAGCAAGGAACAACTGAGTGAAAAGAGTGAAGATGAACTAGGATTAGAGCTCTACCAGTATTTGTCAGGTAGAAGGTTTCTAATTGtgatggatgatatgtggagtatcGAAGCATGGGATAGGATACAACGTTTCTTTCCCGAAAATGAGAATTATAGTCGGATATTAGTGACGACTAGGCTTTCCCACTTGAGTTCCCAGTTGAACAACAACTATAGCCTTCAAATGGAATTTTTAGATGAGGTTAGAAGCTGGGAACTCTTCTCAAAAATTGTGTTTGGGGTTGGAAGTTGCCCTCATGAGTTAGAGAAAATTGGAAAGAAAATAGTAGAGAATTGCAGAGGACTTCCTTTATCAATTGTTGTAGTTGGGGGTATTTTGAGAAATAGGGAACACTCTAGGAGTTTGGAAATCAATTAG